One region of Cucurbita pepo subsp. pepo cultivar mu-cu-16 chromosome LG03, ASM280686v2, whole genome shotgun sequence genomic DNA includes:
- the LOC111790914 gene encoding UDP-glucose 6-dehydrogenase 1-like, whose amino-acid sequence MVKICCIGAGYVGGPTMAVIALKCPTIEVVVVDIAVSRINAWNSDQLPIYEPGLDGVVKECRGRNLFFSTDVEKHVSEADIVFVSVNTPTKTRGLGAGKAADLTYWESAARMIADVSKSDKIVVEKSTVPVKTAEAIEKILTHNSKGIKFQILSNPEFLAEGTAIKDLFNPDRVLIGGRETPEGQKAINKLKSVYAHWVPENRILTTNLWSAELSKLAANAFLAQRISSVNAISALCEATGADVAQVAYSVGTDSRIGPKFLNASVGFGGSCFQKDILNLVYICECNGLPEVAEYWKQVIKINDYQKNRFVNRVVASMFNTVSNKKIAILGFAFKKDTGDTRETPAIDVCKGLLGDKALLSIYDPQVSEDQIQRDLTLSKFEWDHPTHLQPMSPTTVKQVSVVWDAYEATKEAHAVCILTEWDEFKNLDYQRIYNNMQKPAFIFDGRNVVDGDKLRGIGFIVFSIGKPLDQWLKDMPAVA is encoded by the coding sequence ATGGTAAAGATCTGCTGCATTGGTGCTGGATATGTTGGAGGGCCTACGATGGCTGTTATTGCACTAAAGTGCCCAACCATTGAAGTGGTTGTTGTGGATATCGCTGTGTCTCGGATCAATGCCTGGAACAGTGACCAGCTCCCGATCTACGAGCCAGGTCTTGATGGAGTCGTGAAGGAGTGCCGAGGCAGGAATCTCTTCTTCAGCACTGATGTGGAGAAGCATGTCTCTGAGGCtgatattgtttttgtttctgtcAACACTCCCACAAAAACTAGGGGTCTCGGAGCTGGTAAAGCTGCAGATCTCACATATTGGGAGAGTGCTGCTCGTATGATAGCCGATGTTTCCAAATCTGACAAGATTGTAGTTGAAAAATCGACTGTCCCAGTGAAAACTGCTGAGGCAATTGAAAAAATCCTTACCCACAACAGCAAAGGaataaaattccaaattcTCTCGAACCCTGAATTCCTTGCTGAGGGAACTGCAATTAAGGATCTGTTTAACCCGGACCGTGTCCTCATTGGAGGGAGGGAGACTCCAGAGGGTCAGAAGGCAATCAATAAACTGAAGTCTGTTTACGCTCATTGGGTACCCGAAAATCGGATTCTCACTACTAATCTTTGGTCTGCTGAGCTCTCCAAGCTTGCTGCTAATGCCTTCTTGGCTCAGAGAATATCATCTGTTAATGCCATTTCAGCTCTCTGTGAAGCCACTGGTGCAGATGTTGCACAGGTAGCCTATTCCGTTGGCACAGATTCGAGAATTGGACCCAAGTTTCTCAATGCCAGTGTCGGTTTTGGTGGGTCTTGCTTCCAGAAGGATATCTTAAATCTGGTGTACATCTGTGAGTGCAATGGCCTTCCAGAGGTAGCTGAGTACTGGAAACAGGTGATCAAGATCAACGATTACCAGAAGAACCGTTTTGTTAACAGGGTTGTTGCGTCTATGTTCAACACGGTTTCGAACAAGAAGATTGCCATTCTCGGTTTTGCTTTCAAGAAAGATACCGGTGACACAAGGGAGACCCCTGCGATCGATGTGTGCAAGGGACTCTTGGGAGACAAGGCGCTGTTGAGCATCTATGATCCACAAGTCTCTGAGGATCAGATCCAGAGGGATCTCACACTCAGCAAGTTCGAATGGGACCATCCTACTCATCTCCAGCCAATGAGCCCCACAACCGTTAAGCAAGTGAGCGTCGTCTGGGACGCCTACGAAGCAACAAAAGAAGCTCATGCAGTCTGCATCCTAACTGAGTGGGACGAGTTCAAGAACCTGGACTACCAGAGGATATACAACAACATGCAGAAACCTGCATTCATCTTCGATGGGCGAAATGTGGTTGATGGAGACAAGCTTCGTGGGATTGGTTTCATCGTCTTCTCCATCGGAAAGCCTCTTGACCAATGGCTGAAGGACATGCCCGCGGTGGCTTAG
- the LOC111790895 gene encoding probable mitochondrial-processing peptidase subunit beta, mitochondrial gives MAMKRLLTLARTSPRRSSASFSQDVRSASTSPAVASSSPPPSPPPPNAMIYDRLAEAVKSKLKQLENPDPRFLKYGSPHPTITDHTRILSAPETRVTTLPNGLRVATESNLAARTATVGVWIDAGSRFETEETNGTAHFLEHMIFKGTEKRTARQLEEEIENMGGHLNAYTSREQTTYYAKVLDKDVPNALDILADILQNSKFDEHRISRERDVILREMEEVEGQTEEVIFDHLHATAFQYTPLGRTILGPAQNIRTITKDHLQSYIQTHYTAPRMVIAASGAVKHEDFVEQVKKLFTKLSSEPTTASQLVAKEPAIFTGSEVRIIDDDVPLAQFSIAFNGASWTDPDSIALMVMQAMLGSWNKSAGGGKHMGSELAERVAINEVAESMMAFNTNYKDTGLFGVYAVAKPDCLDDLAYAIMYEMTKLAYRVSEADVTRARNQLKSSLLLHIDGTSPVAEDIGRQLLTYGRRIPFAELFARIDAVDASTIKRVANRFIYDRDIAIAALGPIQGLPDYNWFRRRTYWNRY, from the exons ATGGCGATGAAGCGTCTTCTCACCCTCGCTCGCACCTCTCCCCGGCGATCCTCCGCCTCGTTCTCCCAGGATGTTAGATCAGCGTCCACTTCCCCAGCGGTGgcctcttcttctccacctCCTTCTCCTCCCCCGCCTAACGCCATGATCTACGATCGCCTTGCTGAGGCTGTCAAATCGAAGCTAAAACAGCTCGAAAATCCCGACCCTAGATTCCTGAAATACGGCTCGCCTCACCCGACTATCACTGACCACACCCGGATTCTCTCCGCGCCTGAAACTCGCGTTACTACTCTCCCCAATGGCCTCCGGGTGGCCACCGAGTCGAACCTTGCCGCTCGGACTGCGACGGTTGGAGTGTGGATCGATGCCGGGTCGAGGTTCGAGACCGAGGAGACTAACGGAACTGCTCATTTCCTCGAGCATATGATCTTCAAGGGAACGGAGAAACGGACGGCGAGGCAGCTGGAGGAGGAGATCGAGAACATGGGTGGTCATCTGAATGCGTACACGTCCAGGGAACAGACTACGTATTATGCCAAGGTCTTGGACAAGGATGTGCCCAACGCTTTGGATATTTTGGCTGACATTTTGCAGAACTCGAAGTTTGACGAGCACCGGATTAGTCGTGAGCGGGATGTGATTTTGAGAGAAATGGAGGAG GTTGAGGGCCAAACAGAAGAAGTTATCTTTGACCATTTGCACGCAACTGCATTCCAGTATACTCCTCTTGGTAGAACTATTCTTGGTCCAGCTCAAAATATCAGAACAATTACCAAGGATCATCTTCAAAGTTATATTCAAACACATTACACGGCTCCAAGAATG GTTATTGCTGCTTCCGGAGCTGTTAAGCATGAAGATTTCGTTGAGCAAGTAAAGAAATTGTTCACTAAGTTGTCATCTGAACCAACCACAGCTTCTCAGTTGGTTGCAAAGGAGCCAGCAATTTTTACTGGTTCTGAG GTTAGGATAATTGATGATGATGTACCTTTGGCACAATTTAGTATTGCTTTTAATGGAGCATCCTGGACAGATCCAGACTCCATTGCTCTGATGGTCATGCAGGCCATGTTGGGTTCTTGGAATAAAAGTGCTGGAGGTGGAAAGCATATGGG TTCTGAGCTGGCCGAAAGAGTTGCCATCAATGAAGTAGCAGAAAGTATGATGGCTTTCAACACCAATTACAAGGACACTGGTCTTTTTGGTGTCTATGCTGTTGCAAAG CCGGACTGCTTGGATGATCTGGCCTATGCAATAATGTACGAGATGACCAAGTTAGCGTACCGGGTTTCAGAAGCTGACGTTACCCGTGCGCGTAATCAG TTGAAGTCTTCTCTGTTGCTTCACATTGACGGAACAAGTCCAGTAGCTGAAGATATTGGGCGGCAG CTGCTTACATACGGTCGTAGAATCCCATTTGCCGAGTTGTTTGCAAGAATTGATGCTGTTGACGCAAGCACGATAAAACGTGTTGCGAATCGGTTTATTTACGATAGG GATATTGCAATTGCCGCCTTGGGTCCCATCCAGGGGTTGCCTGATTACAATTGGTTCAGACGCAGGACATACTGGAACCGTTATTAG